AAAATTGACTATGGAAGAGGTGTTATTTCAATGGTCGATGTTATATGAAACTAACAATACGCAGGAAGAGGAAAAGTGGTTATTGGCATATGCCCCGATTTATCCAGAAATTCGTGCCTTAAAGAATTTTATTGATCAGTATGAAATAAATGCTCAAACAGTCAATATCCTTAAACTTGCTACACTCATGATGTTAGAAGCAGGCTTTTTCAAGGGTTATATTCGTTTGCAAAAAAGTATACCTCAAGAACTTGATCACATCCCATTGTCACATTTTTATCTTATTTATCGATCACCAATTGAATTTATCCAACACATTACTGAACGCTTATATCCAATGTGGCAACGTTTAAGTGTAATTGAGGCACAAGCCTTATGTCTATTATTGATGAAACTTGGAAGGGACAGAGAGGCAAAGGAAATCCTTATGTATTTAATTGAAAAATCCCCGATGGAGGCCCTGAACAGGCTGCTGCTCTCTCAATTATATATTTCAAGGGGGCAAAAGCATGTTCGACACTTAACAGATGATGGGGAAAACGTGGATCTGATCGCCTTATCCTTATCAAATTAACAGTCAATTGGTATCATCGATTTTTCGTAAGCATATTGTTGAATTGCATATGCGGTTTTTAGAAAGGAGGTTTGAAGATGAAAGCTGTGATTCATACGATGCCTGTTTTAATCCGAAATCAAGACGATCTTTCGATGTTGATTACATGTTTGGAGAGCTTGGCAAAATCTGAAGAACATCCAATGGTTATATTGTATAACCAAGGGAATCTCACAAACGCGGATTTAACCAATGTCATTGAACCATATATTAAAAAGTATCATATAATTGGAGCTGGAAAAAATGACGGCATCCCATTCGCCAGGCAGGCCTGCTTTGAATATGTTTGGGCTCATTACCCAGAATGCATTTACCTGACGGAAATCCATCCGGACATGATTTTTTCGCCCCATTGGACGGATCCGTTACAAGAATTTCTTGAGACCCATCCTAACGAACCCTGTGTGTGTCCTGGAATCTTAACAGCAAGTGGAGAATGGCACCCGTATAAAAAAGGGATTCCAATTACAGCTATTCCGAAATCGATGGATCAATTGTTAACAGTGTTAGATGAACATAAAACAGCAAAAGTGGTGGAAGGATTTGTTCATCCCGTGATGCATCGTTCCAGTGATCTTAAAAAGATAGGCGGCTATCAATTATCAGACCTGCCAGGAATGCAAGGATACGAGGATGATTATTTGCTGCTTTCTTATTTTCATATATTACGGCTGCCGGCAACATGGAAGCCGAAAGCTTACTTACAATCGTGTGTATTTCATTATACAATGGCACAAAGGATGTCACTGCCGAATATTGAGCAGGAGGCAAACAAGAACTTGGAAGGGATTATTCGACGATTTGGCACCCAGGGATTGCAAGATCTTAAGCATATTCACGAAACGAGAATGGCAGAGGAGACCACAAGTCTGAAATTAGTATTGCTTGAATCTCAACCTGAGACAAAAAGTACCGGTATTTCAAGACTATCTAATTCACCCGTAATTAACGTAACGACAAGAAAAGAAATCGTGAAGGAAAACGGAATTACGTATGCTCCTCATACCGTCATAGAAGAGATATATCCGAAGGACTATGCCGCTATCGTTAGCCATCCCTACTGGGTAAATATTATTGGTAGATTGAATCCAAATGTGGTTATTAGTATGATTCCCGATTCACTCGTCCATCAAAAAGACCCGAATATTGATTTTTATTTGAAGGCATTATGTTTAAAATCTAATTTGATCATTACCGAATCTGAAGAAACTTTCATTAACTTGAGTTTAAAATACCCACTTGTTTTTTGCTGCATAGACCCTCCTTATTCCCAGCCAATATTTGATTCGAAATTATCCACTTTTTCTGAGAAAGACGGTTTAATATTGGAAGTTTTACACGAAATAAAGTACGAAGGAACAGAAGGCATTTTAAAGATCCACCAGATGGCGGTCAATTGGAGAAAGGAAAGAATCAATGATCTTAAAGAGTCATTAGAATGGGCTCCTCATCATGAAGAGAACCTTTTTTTATTAGCAAGATATTTATACTTAAATGAGGATTGGGCAGAGGCGGAACACTACTTCTTTCAGGCATTTTCCCGAAATATAGTTTTTAACGTAAACAGTGGATTGAAAAAGTATTATCCTTGGATTACGCTTGTTCAGGCAAGACAGGGGAAGATAAAGGATGCCCTAAATTCTTATGGAATCCTCGCTTTGACACAGTCACAAAAAGACCTTTATTACAAGCTTTTATCGCTTTATGCTGAACAGCAGCATCACTTTATTCAAGCAGAGCTTTGCCGTGAAAATGGTGATATACGCTATGCAGCCTATCTATATGAAAATTTGCCTGAAACTTTAACATATGAAGACAAATACCAGCTCTATAAAGACTGTATGAACCATGATCAAGCACTTTACTATCTGTCCTGTTTGCAAAGTGAGCCTAAGATTGAGATGGAAAAATGGATGATCCAAGGTGAAAAGGAAGAGCTTTCCGGTGATAAATATCGGGCTATTCATTGTTATCTTCAGGCTGCTTGTTATGATGAACAAGTCCTCAGCCGGATCCTCAGAATCAAGACAGTCGATGAATTTTTAGGAGAGAAAGGACAATAGGAGGGATTCGATGCGTCCTGTTCGGAAACCAGCAAATAATCAGCTAACGGCGATCCTTCAGGTAAGAAATGAAGAAAATCGCTACTTGCAGGAAGTTTTAAGTGATTTGAACGAGTATGTTGACGACATGGTCATTGTAGATGATGCCAGTACCGATCGGACGGTAGAAATTTGTCAGTCCTATTCGAAGGTAAAAGAAATCGTACAGCTCACTGAAAGCCATTTTAATCGGGAATGGGAATTGCGGACCCGTTTGTGGCATGAAGTTTGTAAATATGAACCTGATTGGATTTTAGCCATCGATGCTGATGAGGTTTTCGAATCGGCATTTAAACAAAAAGTACGCACTTTGATAAATCAGGACCAATTCGATTGGGTCAGCTTCCGAATGTATGATTTTTGGGGAGGACGAACCCACTACCGAGAAGACCAATACTGGAACTTGCACAATCGAAATACGATGATGCTGACTCGTTATCTACCAGGTTTTCCGTACTATTTCTTACAGCAAGACCATCATGTCCACCGTCTCCCGTTGTCCTATAATGCGCTGCCAGGCTGTGCAACGGATATCCGTGTCAAACATTTTGGATGGGCCGGAACGGAGGAGGAAAGATTTCAAAAGTATAAGCGGTATATGAGTGTCGATCCAGAGGGGAAATGGGGGAATCTGGAGCATTATCAGTCGATCCTTGATCCTAATCCGAATCTTATCGAATGGAAGGAAGAATTGACTTGAAAAAAGTTTCGATTTTAACCCACAGTTTTTTAGACGCATATAATAACCGGATTCATAAGCTATATGGTGGCGGATTGGAAAGATATCTGTATGAGCTTTGCCTATTGTTGAAAGAGAAAGAAATTGAAGTAGAAGTTCATCAACTCTCATTCTATGAACCATTTCAAATCGTATTAGAGGACACTGAAATTTCGGGAACTAAGGTGACGGGGCATTTTTGTGACAATCTTGAAAAGATACCCGATATTTTTAATGAGATGGCACATATTGCGAAGGGACAGCTCATTTATGCAAGCTGCATTTGGCATTCCATCCAATATCGCGAAGGAAGCCTAGGGATTTGTCACGGGATCAATTGGGACCGGATTAATTTAGTTGGTGAGGCAAAGGAACAAGTGAAAGAAAATGTTCAGAGAGCGATACATCAGCTTTCAAAAATTGTCTCGGTGGATTCCCATTTCTTATCCTATTGCCGTTCCGTTTGTTATTATTACGACCCTGAAAAAATCGAACTAATCCCCAATTTTGTAGAAACGGAGCGGTTTATGCCTGGTGTTAAGGAAAAATCCTTGGATGAAAAGGTTCGGGTACTCTTTCCAAGGAGAATCAGCCATGAACGAGGCATCCTGCCAATGATGGCGGCTGCCGATCTCCTGTTGGAAAAATTCCCGCATAGCGAATTCATATTTGCTGGCGAAACAATTCAGGAGACTGAGATATGCAAGACATTTGAGTATTGGTTAATGGTGCATCCTAATCGAAAAAGAATACATCATCAGTCCTATTCTTTCCATCAGATGCCAAAAGTTTATCAAGAGGCGGATATTGCCGTGATTCCAACAATTTTTTCGGAGGGAACCTCACTCTCATGTTTAGAAGCATTGAGCACAGGTTTACCTGTTATTTCGTCGAATGTTGGCGGGCTCAATGATATTATTATTGACGGGTTTAATGGATTTCTAATTACTCCCACGACGAATCGCCTGGTAGATGCTATCTCTATGCTGATTGAGGACGAAGAAAAACGCGACAAGATTGCTTCCCATGCCAGAGAAACAGCTTTGGCCTATGACAGGAAAATTTGGCAGAATCGTTGGCGAGCTCTCATCGATAACTATTTACAACTTAGATAAGGGGAGATTCCGATGCCCAATTATAATGTATTTTCGGACCTGCGCGATCCTCTAACTGTTGAAAATATAGCAGCTAGCAGTGCAGAAAACGGGGTGAATTACCGAATTACTACTGGAATTGTCTCAGTTCCAGCCAATAATTTTGTTGCTGTTCAGCTTAATAATCCCAGTACTTCCGTATATACGGCCAGGATAGGTAGGATTTTTGGGGGAGCATTGGTGAATACTGCTGTTCATTTACTTCGTAATGGCACAGTTACGGGTGGAACCACACTTACACCAATTAATACCAATTTTGGTTATCCTAATACCAGTCAGTTAATTCCAACATTTTCCGTCAGTAGTGTAAACCCGGCTGTGGGCGGGCAAACATTTAGCACCATTATTCAGACAGGAGGACCAATTGAAGATGATGAACTGGGGGAAATTGTCATCCCCCCCAATAATAAACTGATTATTGATCTTCAGAGTTTATCGGGTGGTACGAATACCATGGCAATTACAATAGGTTGGGCAGAGGTGAGCCCTGTTTCTTGAATGATGAAAGATTTCTATGTTTGCTATATTCGTGCATTAATGAGACTAATTAGAGTACTAAAAAGCGATGAGAGGAAGATCTCATCGCTTTATTATCTTTCACAGGCATAACCATCATGGTCGCGATCCAACTTTGCTTGATAGGCAGGATGTCCTTTAGGAACGCCGTTTGGGTATTTCTTACGAAGTTCCGTACAGTTGGAAAAGAATTCTGTCGTCCCGCTAACTGTGCCTGTATCTATTGATGTAGTTGAAGTTGTATTCGTACTTTTAGGTGACGAATGGGTTTGGGTGTTTGATGTACTATGAGATGTTGTGGATGATGAATTCACACAGCCAATAAATCCACGATCAGTTGCATACCCTGGCTTAGACCATATATTCAGCATTCTGTTCTTGGCAAGATTTTCATCGTTACGGAATTCATTTAAATATTTGTAGGTCGGTTCATATATATAGGCAACTCGTGCATAGCCTTCTTTAAGCAGTTCCTCTTGTACGGAATTGCCGTTTATGAATACATAGGCAAGCAGGCGGCCATACTTATCTCTTTTATTTCCATTGTCGAATTCGAGGGTCAAATTTCCGTTGCTAAGTAATTGTTTATTTCGATTGTAAGCATCGACTGCATAAGGCTGGACACAGGTGTTTGGTTTTTTCTCTTCAGGTGTGTCCACTAACAAATATCGTACTGTTTCTTCTTTCCCATTATAAATGACTTTTATTGTGTCACCATCGACAGCGTCTACTAATGTAACGGGAACTTGTCCATTGGACGTCTGTGTTTGAGACTGATCATTTGTGTTTTTTGTATCCGCTTCTGGTTTTTCAGTTTTAGATGTATTATCGACACTTTTTTCCATTTTGTTGTGATTATTTGCGCTATTGGTCTGGTTACAAGCTGCCAGACTAAGCAGAAGGAAGGCAACAATTGCCGTCTTAAAGAATTTTTTCATTTTTGACTCCCCCAAATCTTCTTCAAATGCCACCCTATATATAAATTAATAGAATAGTTTCTACTTATTATTATAGTGCAAAAAAGTATAAATGGGATCATTTTGCAATTTTCGTAATTTTCCTGTTTGCTTATAAAAATGGAGAGTCGTTATTTTGCAAATGAACAATATTTTTAAATAAGATGAATGAAGGAAAAATTGTTTGTTTCTTGGTGTATTTCCGACTAAAAATGATAAGATAATTTGACAATAGAAGTCTTGTGAATGACAGAAATTAACAAAATGTTGGGATGGTTAATTCGGATTCATTCACCAAAATAATCTCTTCACAAACTGATATTTCACAAAATCCGTTACCGTAATTCCAAATAATTCTACATTCCACACCTTTATAGAAAGCAATTTCATTAGACAAAATGACACAATCCCTTCAATCTTTTTTTACGTTAAACCAACAAAATTTATTTTACCAATTCCTAATATGAGTGATAAGTGTTTTCTACCGACATTATTTGCCATTTTGCGATATGATTTATTACCAAAGTTCTGAAAAATTTGACGAGACAATTATTGGCGATAGGATTATTGGATTAAATTGTAATATTAAGTAAAAAATTTTAATATGAATGAAATATAAGTTTAGTAGTTTTTGATCAAATTTGTATATTTTTAATGATTTTAGTCAGGTTTTTTGTAAACACTTTATATGGTATTCTAATATTTATTAGTGCTCGTATAAATGTTTACAAAGGGGAGAATGTTTTGGTTGAAGCAGGGTTCGTTGAGGTAAATGGGGGAAAGGTATGGTATCAATTATTCAATAAAGAAGCTGAGGCAGTGCCTGTTATTATTTTGCATGGAGGACCCGGCTCATCTTGTTTTTCTCTTCAGGGTTTGAAAGAGCTTTGTGTCGACAGGCCGGTCATATTTTATGACCAATTAGGCTGTGGACGGTCCGAAAGGCCAACAGACAAATCACTATGGAAACTGGATCGGTTTGTTGAGGAGCTGGGCCAAGTGCGGCATTCACTGAATCTGAATACAGTACATATACTTGGTCATTCATGGGGGACCACCCTTGCTGCAGCTTATTGTTTAACGAAGCCATTAGGAGTGAAAAGTGTTATTTTTTCCAGCCCTTGTTTAAGCGCTCCGTTATGGGAACAGGATCAAAAACGGAATTTAAAAAAGCTCTCAAAAGAAACGCAGGAATTGATTAGAAGATGTGAAGAAAATGGAACAACGGATTCCCAAGAATTCAAAGCAGCCATTGAGGAATTTAATAAAGAATTTGTCTGCAGAATTCAGATGGATCCTGAGGTTAAGAAACAAAGTTCCCAGTATAGGAATCCTGAAGTATATAATGTGATGTGGGGACCTTCTGAATTTACGGTTCTTGGTAACTTAAAAACCTTTGATTGTACATCAAATTTAAAAGAATTAACTTGTCCAACCTTGTTTACATGTGGCCGCTATGATGAAGCAACCCCTGAAACAACTAACTATTACAGCAGCCTTGTTACACATTCGAAATTCCATGTATTTGAGCAAAGCGCCCATATGCCGTATCTAGAGGAACCGGCAGAATACCTGTCTGTCATTAGGGGATTTTTGAAATCTGTTGATGAAGAGTCTAAATAGTAAGAAAGGGGTGGTGTTTGGCATCATCTCCTTTTTCTTTGATATCTAAAAATTCTCCTTTATCATTTTTCTAATCAGCAACCATTAAAAAAATATTAAGAAATTCTTAAAAAAAATAAATTATCATTTGAATATAAGAAACTCCCCTCATAAAAATTGTGAAAGATGACGAATATGTTAGAAATGAAGTATTTTTAAGCAATATTTTTTGAAATCTTTATGTATTTTTCATGTTTTCTGTTTATATTTTGGAAATAGAAAGACGAGGTGGTTGGTTATGAGGAAAATACTTGCTCTCTGTATAGCCGCATATGCATATTTCTATCTATCGAAACAAGGCGTCGTTCCGACAATCGATCAAATAAAAAATATGATAAACCTAAATGAAAATCCATCAGCTCAGCAGACTGTTCCCATTACACAGCAAGAAACGAAGGAATCAACGGCAATGAGTTCGGGAAACAATCAACAGCCAAGTTCAACCTCGATCCCTGCTTCTTATGATAAAAAATATACACCAACAAAGATCCAAACTTATTGGGCATCGATTAATAATGGCAAACTCGTAGTGACTGGGAAGGAAACGGTATATGGACAATATACTAACGCAAATGGGGTAATATTATATATTGATGAACCAAGAGCCAATAAGAAAACAACTATAAAAGTGCCATTTACAAATGGTACGATTCATTATGAATTTCCTCTCACTTATTCAGTAGGGGATGTGATTCTCAATTTAAATGAATATTACAATGGCAAAGCAGATGATCCGAATAAGGTTTTGGGATATGCTGAGTATCATTTAACAAATGGTGATCCATATTTACAGCCAAGCTATATGGTTCAAAGTAATAATCCCACTCTGGTGAACTTGGCAAAAAAAATCACAGCTGGGAAACAGACTGATACAGAAAAGTCGAGGGCCATTTTTGAATGGGTGGCAAAGAACATTGCCTACAATGCCCAATTGGTAAATAGTCCAAACCCGCCGTTATATTCTGCTTTGACGACATATGAAAACCGGGTTGTATTATGTTCTGGCTATGCTGATTTAAGTGCGGCCCTTCACCGTGCAATCGGTATTGAGGCAAAAGTAGATTACGGTGAAAATCATGCATGGAATGAGATTAAGCTCAATGGCGTTTGGCAGACAGAAGACCCAACCTATGCTTCAGGATTTATTAACCTAAATACAGGTAAATTTGTTCGAAGTTACCATCCAGCGTATTTTTACAAATCCGATAAACACAAAGAAGGAGAATATCCTTGGTAATGCTTCTCTGGATAGCAGAGAGGCTTTTTATTTGCATATAACTATGTTTTACATTTTCTTATGAAATTATCATTTTTTCTTAGTAGACACATGAAGGAAAAGCATGTAATGTTTAATTTAGTGGGTATTAACATCTTGAAAAAAATGGTAAAAAGCTGATTTTGACTCTTGAAATGTAAGGAGATAATTCATGGCAGATTTCCAAAGGGAACAAGTACACACACCTATGTCTCGACAAAAAAAAAGGAGAAGATTAAAACCGTTCGTCAGACGTTTTTTATATCTATTGGTCATTGTTGCTGGAATATTACTGATTCCCAAGTTTTTCCATCATTCTGAAACCGCTAAACTTAAAGAGCCCAAATCGGTACATCAATCAGTGACAAAAAAACCGCAATCAAATACGAATGAAATGACAAAGGTTCAAGATATAAATAATGCACCTGTCATTGACCAATACTTAAAAAGCCTAAACTTTAATGGTTCTGTTCTAGTTGTAAAAAATGGGACCGTTCTTGTCAATAAGGGGTATGGCTATGCTGATATGGAAACAAAACGGTCAAATAATTCTTCGACTGTTTTCTACATTGGTTCTATTACAAAAGTGTTTATATCAACTGCGGTTATGCAGCTTCAAGAAAAAGGATTATTAAATATTCACGATCCTCTGGCTAAATATTTACCTGATTTTCCGAATGCTCGTAAAATAACTTTATATAATCTGCTCACACACACCTCTGGGATTCCTGAGCATTCTGAAACAACAGAGCCTATATCACATGATGATTTAATTAAAAAGATAGCTAAAGGTCATTTGAAATTTCCACCAGGTACAATGTGGAATTACAGTGATTCCAACTATAGCATTTTGGGGTATATTATTGAAAAATTAACGCAAGAGCCGCTTGAACAATATGTAACCACACATATTTTTAAACAAGCTGGTCTTGAGCATACCGGATTCGGGAAAACCTATATACAAGAGCCATATCAAGCCAATGGTTATAAAATAAAAAACAAACAAATGATTTCTACAACTTTGCCTGATATGTCCCAATTATTTGCCTGTGGAGATATTTATACGACTCCATATGACATGTATTTATTTGATAAAGCTCTTTATAATGGAAAATTGATATCTGCTGCGAGTTTAAAGGTATTTTTTACGCCATTTAAACATAACTATGCATTAGGAATGTATCGAGACCCTGGAAGCTATTCTGACCATGGCGTTTTGCCAGGCTGGAATGTGTTAAATAGCTTTAGTCGAAATGGAAATAATTTTGTTGTGTTGTTTTCCAATGTACAGAATGGAGTTAAATCGTTAGGTGTTGTAAACAATCAAATCTATCTATTGTTAAAGAATATTCATATAAATCAAACCCGCTCATAGCGGGTTTTTTCAATTGGTAATAATGGTAATAATATCACTCTTGTTCCCACTTATTCTTCTAATATATGATTAATACATCAGGTTGATTGATTAGAAGATTGAGGGGGAATTTATTAAATTGAAAAAAATCCTGATCTTTTTCTTTGCTCTGGGTATGACATTTTCTTTTTTACCAGCCGGGCACAGTTTTGCGCAATCAGAACCGATGATCAAAGTGAAGCTCATCAATTATTTGGGAAATAAGACTGAAATTACATTAAAGCCAAATGGCGATTATCATACAAATGATTCGAATATTGTATTAAAGTCGGGAAATACTTATCTTTTAAAACAGGAAAATGGAAAATTATCCTTATATAAAGACGGTAATGCATTAAACACTTACGATACTTTTTCTGCACAGCCGATTTCGGCAAATTCGCAATTGTCGATTAATGGACGATTATATTTAGGAAGTTTTGATTTTTCTGTGGAAAATAGTCAATATGTACGCCCTGTTAATACAGTTAATGTTGAAGATTATTTAAAAGGTGTGGTTCCGATTGAAATGTATCCTGCTTGGAACATTGAAGCTTTAAAAACTCAGGCTGTGGCAGCGAGAACCTATGCGATGAGTTATATTAATCGTGGAACTATCGATGACACTATTTTATACCAGGTATATGGCGGTTACATTTGGACACCGAATACCACTAAAGCAGTAGATGATACAGTAGGACAGGTTGCACAATATAATGGTCATTTAATTTCTGCTGTATACTCTGCCAGCAACGGCGGAATGACCGAAAGCAATAATGATGTGTGGGGCACAACAGCAGTTCCGTATTTAGCGATTAAGAAGGATCCATATGATCCAGACACACCTTGGAGCTTTTCTTTTCATAAAACGCAAATTGATATTACGTCTCTTGATTTAACAAAAGCTTCTGATTGGTGGTCATCCGTCAATGAAGCGGACTCAACGATCACCTATAATATTAAAACATGGCTAAATAGTAACGGTTATTCTGGCAAGGATATAAAAATTACTTCTATTCCTGTATTTTCGCTACATGATGTCACCGCTGGAGGGCGGGTTAGCAAAGGGGATATTACGGTTAATTTCTTGGTTAAAGATATGGTTGATGCGGATGGCAAGCTAATTCCTCAACAAATCTCATTTACAAATGTTAGTGCATCCAAAATACGCTCCATTATAGGCAATCGTATGATGTGGAGTTATTTGGTAAATAACATACAAACTGATTCGGACATGGTAACAGTAAAAGGTTCTGGAGATGGCCATGGAGTTGGAATGAGTCAATGGGGCGCCAAAAAAATGGCGGATGAAGGGAAAAAATATACTGATATCTTAAAGTTTTATTATGATGGAACGAATATTGCAAAAATGTATGATACAGCAGGGGGGGGAACTGTTCAGTCTAAAGATATGATCTCTGCAACAAAAACAGGCTGGCAGAAGACCCTTGGCAAATGGTATTTTTACAAATCAAATGGTGCGAAAGCAACAGGGTGGCTGAAAGATGCCGGTAAATGGTATTATCTAAATAAAAATGGTGAAATGCTAACTGGCTGGCAAAAAGTAAATGGCAAATGGTACTTTTTAAATTCAAGTGGTGCCATGGCAATAGGCTGGCTAAAGGATCATAATAAATGGTACTATTTGACCTCTTCCGGTGCTAGGGAAACAGGCTGGATTACTGATAAAGGAAAACGATACTATTTATCAGCAAGTGGTGCAATGGTACAAAATCGTCAATATATAAACGGCAAGTGGTACCTATTTTCTAGCAGCGGTAGTTTAATCCACGCCCTATAATAATTGAGAAATTAGCTCCAACAATATGTTGGGGCTTTTTTCAGCCGATAGGATACTTTTCCCTATCAGGCATAAGTGCACTAAGGGATGCTTCGTGAGCATTAGCCTCGCAGTCGAGAAGTTGTGCTTTTTGGCGAACTACACCTCTGACTTTGCAATAACGTGCTCGCCAGTCGGCGAGTTTTCTTTATTGTAGAAAGATCTAAGTTACATGTATAATAGGATCTTTTTTATACCATTTGATTAAATTAGCCTATTTTTAAAGAAAAATGAACAAGAAGTTGGAGAAATTGATCAACCATTTGCTATAATGATTGTTGCGTCATTTTTTTGTATTTAGTAAAAAGTGGAACAGTGCTAGAAAGGTGTTTTTTAGGGGGAGGGTTATTATGAATAGAAATATATATGTATTTTGGGGGTTAGTTATCACCACCCTAATTTCAGCACTTGATGCAAACATCATGCAAACGGCAAGTCCGACCATCGTTAAACAGCTTGGCGGCATGGAGTTGTTTGCTTGGATCTTTGTTGTGTATATGCTGGCGAGTACGGTGACGGTTCCGCTTTACGGGAAATTATCGGATATGTACGGACGCAAAAGGCTGTTGATGATTTCTGT
Above is a genomic segment from Neobacillus endophyticus containing:
- a CDS encoding tetratricopeptide repeat protein — its product is MKAVIHTMPVLIRNQDDLSMLITCLESLAKSEEHPMVILYNQGNLTNADLTNVIEPYIKKYHIIGAGKNDGIPFARQACFEYVWAHYPECIYLTEIHPDMIFSPHWTDPLQEFLETHPNEPCVCPGILTASGEWHPYKKGIPITAIPKSMDQLLTVLDEHKTAKVVEGFVHPVMHRSSDLKKIGGYQLSDLPGMQGYEDDYLLLSYFHILRLPATWKPKAYLQSCVFHYTMAQRMSLPNIEQEANKNLEGIIRRFGTQGLQDLKHIHETRMAEETTSLKLVLLESQPETKSTGISRLSNSPVINVTTRKEIVKENGITYAPHTVIEEIYPKDYAAIVSHPYWVNIIGRLNPNVVISMIPDSLVHQKDPNIDFYLKALCLKSNLIITESEETFINLSLKYPLVFCCIDPPYSQPIFDSKLSTFSEKDGLILEVLHEIKYEGTEGILKIHQMAVNWRKERINDLKESLEWAPHHEENLFLLARYLYLNEDWAEAEHYFFQAFSRNIVFNVNSGLKKYYPWITLVQARQGKIKDALNSYGILALTQSQKDLYYKLLSLYAEQQHHFIQAELCRENGDIRYAAYLYENLPETLTYEDKYQLYKDCMNHDQALYYLSCLQSEPKIEMEKWMIQGEKEELSGDKYRAIHCYLQAACYDEQVLSRILRIKTVDEFLGEKGQ
- a CDS encoding transglutaminase domain-containing protein; amino-acid sequence: MRKILALCIAAYAYFYLSKQGVVPTIDQIKNMINLNENPSAQQTVPITQQETKESTAMSSGNNQQPSSTSIPASYDKKYTPTKIQTYWASINNGKLVVTGKETVYGQYTNANGVILYIDEPRANKKTTIKVPFTNGTIHYEFPLTYSVGDVILNLNEYYNGKADDPNKVLGYAEYHLTNGDPYLQPSYMVQSNNPTLVNLAKKITAGKQTDTEKSRAIFEWVAKNIAYNAQLVNSPNPPLYSALTTYENRVVLCSGYADLSAALHRAIGIEAKVDYGENHAWNEIKLNGVWQTEDPTYASGFINLNTGKFVRSYHPAYFYKSDKHKEGEYPW
- a CDS encoding proline iminopeptidase-family hydrolase, giving the protein MVEAGFVEVNGGKVWYQLFNKEAEAVPVIILHGGPGSSCFSLQGLKELCVDRPVIFYDQLGCGRSERPTDKSLWKLDRFVEELGQVRHSLNLNTVHILGHSWGTTLAAAYCLTKPLGVKSVIFSSPCLSAPLWEQDQKRNLKKLSKETQELIRRCEENGTTDSQEFKAAIEEFNKEFVCRIQMDPEVKKQSSQYRNPEVYNVMWGPSEFTVLGNLKTFDCTSNLKELTCPTLFTCGRYDEATPETTNYYSSLVTHSKFHVFEQSAHMPYLEEPAEYLSVIRGFLKSVDEESK
- a CDS encoding glycosyltransferase family 4 protein, yielding MKKVSILTHSFLDAYNNRIHKLYGGGLERYLYELCLLLKEKEIEVEVHQLSFYEPFQIVLEDTEISGTKVTGHFCDNLEKIPDIFNEMAHIAKGQLIYASCIWHSIQYREGSLGICHGINWDRINLVGEAKEQVKENVQRAIHQLSKIVSVDSHFLSYCRSVCYYYDPEKIELIPNFVETERFMPGVKEKSLDEKVRVLFPRRISHERGILPMMAAADLLLEKFPHSEFIFAGETIQETEICKTFEYWLMVHPNRKRIHHQSYSFHQMPKVYQEADIAVIPTIFSEGTSLSCLEALSTGLPVISSNVGGLNDIIIDGFNGFLITPTTNRLVDAISMLIEDEEKRDKIASHARETALAYDRKIWQNRWRALIDNYLQLR
- a CDS encoding thermonuclease family protein codes for the protein MKKFFKTAIVAFLLLSLAACNQTNSANNHNKMEKSVDNTSKTEKPEADTKNTNDQSQTQTSNGQVPVTLVDAVDGDTIKVIYNGKEETVRYLLVDTPEEKKPNTCVQPYAVDAYNRNKQLLSNGNLTLEFDNGNKRDKYGRLLAYVFINGNSVQEELLKEGYARVAYIYEPTYKYLNEFRNDENLAKNRMLNIWSKPGYATDRGFIGCVNSSSTTSHSTSNTQTHSSPKSTNTTSTTSIDTGTVSGTTEFFSNCTELRKKYPNGVPKGHPAYQAKLDRDHDGYACER
- a CDS encoding glycosyltransferase; the encoded protein is MRPVRKPANNQLTAILQVRNEENRYLQEVLSDLNEYVDDMVIVDDASTDRTVEICQSYSKVKEIVQLTESHFNREWELRTRLWHEVCKYEPDWILAIDADEVFESAFKQKVRTLINQDQFDWVSFRMYDFWGGRTHYREDQYWNLHNRNTMMLTRYLPGFPYYFLQQDHHVHRLPLSYNALPGCATDIRVKHFGWAGTEEERFQKYKRYMSVDPEGKWGNLEHYQSILDPNPNLIEWKEELT
- a CDS encoding serine hydrolase domain-containing protein, which gives rise to MADFQREQVHTPMSRQKKRRRLKPFVRRFLYLLVIVAGILLIPKFFHHSETAKLKEPKSVHQSVTKKPQSNTNEMTKVQDINNAPVIDQYLKSLNFNGSVLVVKNGTVLVNKGYGYADMETKRSNNSSTVFYIGSITKVFISTAVMQLQEKGLLNIHDPLAKYLPDFPNARKITLYNLLTHTSGIPEHSETTEPISHDDLIKKIAKGHLKFPPGTMWNYSDSNYSILGYIIEKLTQEPLEQYVTTHIFKQAGLEHTGFGKTYIQEPYQANGYKIKNKQMISTTLPDMSQLFACGDIYTTPYDMYLFDKALYNGKLISAASLKVFFTPFKHNYALGMYRDPGSYSDHGVLPGWNVLNSFSRNGNNFVVLFSNVQNGVKSLGVVNNQIYLLLKNIHINQTRS